A genomic segment from Rubrobacter tropicus encodes:
- a CDS encoding chemotaxis protein CheB, translating into MITIGASSGGVEALSTLVGGLPADLPAAVLVVLHFPQEAPSALPRILGRAGPLEAFHPEDGDRLEGGRVYVAPPGLHLLVEDGRVRLARGPKENGHRPAVDPLFRTAALAYGPRAVGVVLTGADDDGTAGLVAIKRMGGVAVVQDPDDALFRPMPESALRHVDVDYCAPVGEMAPLLARLVRGPAEKVGAYTAPEDLVLEAKISGLEPSVIEGGRHPGKLSGFTCPECSGPLYGIEDGPLTRFRCRVGHAYTAEAVLEGKNGALEEALYAALNALEEAAEMAEKLAARAQSGGQPRASERFQARARKSREQATKIRRVMTEG; encoded by the coding sequence GTGATAACAATAGGCGCATCGTCCGGCGGGGTCGAGGCGCTCTCGACGCTGGTCGGGGGCCTGCCCGCCGACCTGCCCGCGGCGGTGCTCGTCGTGCTCCACTTCCCGCAAGAGGCGCCGAGCGCGCTGCCGCGCATCCTGGGCCGGGCGGGGCCGCTCGAGGCCTTCCACCCCGAGGACGGCGACCGGTTGGAGGGGGGCCGCGTCTACGTCGCGCCGCCGGGGCTCCACCTGCTCGTCGAGGACGGGCGCGTGCGCCTCGCGCGCGGGCCGAAAGAGAACGGCCACCGGCCCGCCGTCGACCCGCTCTTTCGGACGGCGGCGCTCGCGTACGGCCCGCGGGCGGTCGGCGTCGTGCTCACGGGCGCCGACGACGACGGGACGGCGGGGCTCGTGGCGATAAAGCGCATGGGCGGCGTCGCGGTCGTGCAGGACCCGGACGACGCCCTCTTCCGGCCGATGCCCGAGAGCGCCCTGCGCCACGTCGACGTCGACTACTGCGCGCCGGTCGGTGAGATGGCGCCCCTGCTGGCCCGCCTCGTCCGCGGGCCGGCCGAAAAGGTCGGGGCCTATACCGCGCCCGAAGACCTGGTGCTGGAGGCGAAGATCTCCGGCCTGGAGCCCTCGGTCATCGAGGGCGGGCGCCACCCCGGGAAACTCTCCGGCTTCACCTGCCCGGAGTGCTCGGGCCCGCTCTACGGCATCGAGGACGGCCCCCTTACTCGCTTCCGCTGCCGGGTCGGCCATGCCTACACCGCCGAGGCCGTGCTCGAAGGCAAGAACGGGGCGCTGGAGGAGGCCCTCTACGCCGCCCTCAACGCCCTCGAAGAGGCCGCGGAGATGGCCGAAAAACTCGCCGCCCGCGCCCAAAGCGGTGGCCAACCCCGCGCCTCCGAACGCTTCCAAGCCCGGGCCCGAAAGTCGCGGGAACAGGCGACCAAGATCCGGCGCGTGATGACGGAGGGCTAG
- a CDS encoding CheR family methyltransferase translates to MAEAQRNPNLVVVGSSAGGIEALSTLVSTLPEGFTSPVVIAQHLDPARESRLREILARRSSLPVRTVVDHDHLEAGVVYVIPSDRHVNVTPSEIDLRVDTKGRPKPSVDMLMSSAAEVFGEGLVAVVLTGMGSDGAEGARAVRQAGGTVVVQDPETAEFGAMPGSLAPNTVDIVADLERIGPILGELLAGVPVREERVREEEEQSLQDFLEGLKERHGVDFTSYKTSTILRRLKRRMVATHTGTIEDYASYLDDHPEELPQLVNTLLIKVTQFFRDPELFAHLREKVLPALIEEAGRENRQLRVWSAGCATGEEAYTLAIILSELLGPEAALADVRIFATDIDGAAVDFARRGVYPAGALSGLSEEQKVRYFLEEDGRYEVKKPVRGMIVFGEHDLARRSPFPRIDLVVSRNVLIYFTTELQRRALELFAYSLRDGGCLVLGKAETTSPLSEFFAAQQDRPHKVYRRRGKRFLMPSTTPTPPPRSRLSRAATAGGFSADLRNAEPKVRTSDGGLINRLPVGVVVVDRRYDIRDLNAAARDLLSVRGPAIGEDLLHAVHGMPYAEVRGAIDSAFRDGVSITGEFSVEDATSGEPRYLQLACHPHRGKDNKGLAETVAIVVNDVTDIGRERRELDERLKKAEAERSRLEAQNGRLIEFNRRLEEANGELTNLNDEMQASYEDTLLAAEEAQAATEEVETLNEELQATNEELETLNEELQATIEELNTTNDDLQARTAELQDLARVREEERRSSEASRRRLEAILSAMSDAVLAVGSGQKVLFSNDVFTRTFGDGQPGDPDGGRKLGFAVPLTESGGKMPTEEMPQRRAAQRVVRHALRRGGGRRPAATLRGQGQAP, encoded by the coding sequence TTGGCGGAGGCCCAAAGAAACCCGAACCTCGTCGTCGTCGGCTCGTCGGCCGGCGGGATAGAGGCGCTCTCGACGCTGGTCTCCACCCTTCCCGAGGGTTTCACCTCGCCGGTCGTAATAGCCCAGCACCTGGACCCCGCCCGCGAGAGCCGGCTGCGGGAGATCCTCGCCCGCAGGAGCAGCCTGCCCGTGCGTACCGTGGTCGACCACGACCACCTGGAGGCGGGGGTGGTTTACGTGATCCCCTCGGACCGTCACGTCAACGTAACGCCGTCCGAGATAGACCTGCGGGTGGACACCAAGGGGCGGCCCAAGCCCTCGGTTGACATGCTCATGAGCAGTGCCGCCGAGGTCTTCGGAGAGGGCCTCGTCGCCGTGGTCCTGACCGGGATGGGCTCGGACGGGGCCGAGGGGGCAAGGGCCGTCCGCCAGGCCGGGGGAACGGTGGTCGTCCAGGACCCCGAGACCGCCGAGTTCGGCGCGATGCCGGGCTCCCTCGCACCCAACACCGTGGACATCGTCGCGGACCTCGAACGGATCGGCCCGATCCTGGGCGAGCTTCTCGCGGGCGTTCCCGTACGCGAAGAGCGGGTGCGCGAGGAAGAAGAACAATCCTTGCAGGACTTTCTCGAAGGGCTCAAGGAGCGCCACGGCGTGGACTTCACGAGCTACAAGACCTCGACCATCCTGCGGCGCCTCAAGCGGCGCATGGTCGCCACACACACGGGGACCATAGAAGACTACGCCTCCTACCTCGACGACCACCCCGAGGAGCTCCCGCAGCTCGTCAACACGCTCCTCATAAAGGTTACTCAGTTCTTCCGCGATCCCGAGCTCTTCGCACACCTGCGCGAGAAGGTGCTCCCCGCGCTCATAGAGGAGGCCGGGAGAGAGAACCGGCAGCTCAGGGTCTGGTCCGCCGGCTGCGCCACGGGCGAGGAGGCCTACACTCTAGCCATCATCCTGTCGGAGCTGCTCGGCCCGGAGGCCGCGCTCGCGGACGTGCGCATCTTCGCGACGGACATCGACGGGGCGGCCGTGGACTTCGCCCGCCGCGGGGTCTACCCGGCCGGCGCCCTCTCGGGGCTCAGCGAGGAACAGAAGGTGCGCTACTTTCTGGAAGAAGACGGGCGCTACGAGGTAAAGAAGCCGGTGCGCGGCATGATCGTCTTCGGCGAGCACGACCTGGCGCGCCGCTCGCCCTTCCCGCGCATAGACCTCGTGGTGAGCCGCAACGTCCTGATCTACTTCACCACCGAGCTGCAGCGGCGGGCCCTGGAGCTTTTCGCCTACTCTTTGCGCGACGGGGGCTGCCTGGTCCTCGGCAAGGCCGAGACGACCTCGCCCCTCTCCGAGTTCTTCGCGGCCCAGCAGGACCGCCCGCATAAGGTCTACCGCCGCAGGGGCAAACGCTTCCTGATGCCGAGCACGACCCCCACGCCGCCGCCGCGCTCCCGGCTCTCGCGCGCGGCGACGGCCGGCGGGTTCTCGGCCGATCTCAGGAACGCGGAGCCCAAAGTCCGCACCTCGGACGGGGGCCTCATAAACCGCCTGCCGGTCGGCGTGGTGGTGGTAGACCGGCGCTACGACATCCGGGACCTCAACGCCGCCGCCCGCGACCTCCTCTCCGTCCGAGGGCCCGCCATCGGGGAGGACCTGCTTCACGCCGTCCACGGGATGCCCTACGCCGAGGTGCGGGGCGCCATAGACTCGGCTTTCAGGGACGGCGTCTCTATCACGGGGGAGTTCTCCGTGGAGGACGCGACCTCGGGCGAGCCCCGCTACCTCCAGCTCGCCTGCCACCCCCACCGCGGCAAGGACAACAAGGGCCTCGCCGAGACCGTCGCCATAGTCGTCAACGACGTCACGGACATCGGACGGGAGCGGCGCGAGCTCGACGAGAGGCTTAAAAAGGCGGAGGCCGAGAGGTCGCGCCTGGAAGCACAGAACGGCCGCCTGATCGAATTCAACCGCAGGCTGGAGGAGGCGAACGGCGAGCTGACGAACCTCAACGACGAGATGCAGGCCTCCTACGAGGACACCCTGCTCGCCGCCGAGGAGGCCCAGGCCGCCACCGAGGAGGTCGAGACCCTCAACGAGGAGTTGCAGGCGACCAACGAGGAGCTTGAGACCCTCAACGAGGAGCTCCAGGCGACCATCGAGGAGCTGAACACGACCAACGACGACCTCCAGGCCCGCACGGCCGAGCTGCAGGACCTCGCCCGCGTGCGCGAGGAGGAGCGGCGTTCCTCCGAGGCGTCGCGCCGGCGCCTGGAGGCCATCCTCTCGGCGATGAGCGACGCGGTGCTCGCCGTGGGCTCCGGGCAGAAGGTCCTCTTCAGCAACGACGTCTTCACCAGGACCTTCGGCGACGGCCAGCCGGGCGACCCCGACGGGGGCCGCAAGCTGGGTTTCGCGGTGCCGCTGACCGAGAGCGGGGGGAAGATGCCGACCGAGGAGATGCCCCAGAGGCGGGCCGCGCAGCGAGTCGTTCGACATGCGCTTCGCCGTGGCGGAGGAAGGCGGCCCGCTGCGACACTTCGAGGTCAGGGGCAGGCCCCTTGA